In one Cloacibacillus porcorum genomic region, the following are encoded:
- a CDS encoding ATP-binding cassette domain-containing protein yields the protein MLHIDITKRLDRFSLEIVLDIDVPGITAVFGPSGAGKSTFAKILAGLCTPDGGRISFNEKVFFDGDAGVNLPPERRGVGFLFQEHRLFPHMNVFKNLSFGCFAGGRPPCGDVAEIAKVFGIDHLLRRSPASLSGGESQRAALARAILAAENFIIMDEPLSSLDDALRENLMGYIERIPPLFGIPIIYITHSREEVTRLAQRVILIEEGRVMGCGSPSKLLKKWRRTVSHQDQKYEGMDNQ from the coding sequence ATGCTTCATATCGATATCACAAAAAGGCTGGACAGGTTTTCGCTTGAGATCGTACTTGATATTGACGTCCCGGGCATTACTGCGGTATTCGGACCTTCGGGAGCCGGCAAGAGTACGTTCGCGAAGATACTCGCCGGACTCTGTACACCGGACGGCGGGAGGATATCTTTTAATGAAAAGGTCTTTTTTGACGGCGACGCGGGCGTTAATCTCCCTCCCGAGAGACGCGGCGTCGGATTTCTGTTTCAGGAGCACCGGCTCTTTCCGCACATGAACGTCTTCAAAAACCTCTCCTTTGGCTGCTTCGCCGGAGGCAGGCCTCCCTGCGGCGACGTCGCCGAGATCGCAAAGGTCTTCGGCATCGACCACCTGCTCCGGCGAAGCCCCGCCTCTCTCTCCGGCGGGGAGAGCCAGCGCGCGGCGCTCGCCCGCGCGATACTCGCCGCGGAGAATTTTATCATCATGGACGAGCCTCTCTCCTCGCTTGACGACGCGCTCAGGGAGAATCTCATGGGGTATATCGAACGGATACCGCCGCTGTTCGGTATTCCGATAATTTATATAACTCACAGCAGAGAGGAGGTAACGCGTCTCGCGCAGAGGGTAATCCTCATCGAAGAGGGGCGGGTCATGGGCTGCGGCTCCCCCTCGAAGCTGTTAAAGAAGTGGAGGCGCACCGTCTCCCATCAGGATCAAAAATACGAAGGGATGGATAATCAATGA
- the aroD gene encoding type I 3-dehydroquinate dehydratase — protein sequence MKQVRRLQPRHPIQARNGLLGGEKPMVCIPLVGKDHDGIVSEAKNVPSIAPDIIELRIDAWDFIEDQAASLAMIKEVRAIVGETPIILTCRGDWEGGFKKVSDEAKFGVYEAAVKEALVDFIDVELIYGEDKIKKVLELLDGTKTSLIVSFHDFKKTPSRDELVSILKQQIAAGAHVAKLAAMPQKEEDVLNVLSATLEVRRQFPCIPIITMSMDPTGAVTRLVGGLFGSDLTFAVGSQSSAPGQIPVAELRQCFNVIHPTHTEA from the coding sequence ATGAAGCAGGTAAGAAGATTACAGCCTAGGCATCCGATTCAGGCGAGAAACGGTCTCCTCGGCGGGGAGAAACCGATGGTCTGTATCCCCCTCGTAGGGAAGGATCATGACGGAATAGTCTCCGAGGCGAAGAATGTCCCCTCGATCGCTCCGGATATCATCGAGCTTAGAATTGACGCCTGGGATTTTATTGAAGATCAGGCGGCCTCGCTGGCGATGATAAAAGAGGTGCGCGCCATCGTCGGCGAAACTCCCATCATCCTTACCTGCCGCGGCGACTGGGAGGGCGGCTTCAAGAAGGTCAGCGACGAGGCCAAGTTCGGCGTCTACGAGGCCGCGGTGAAAGAGGCCCTTGTCGATTTCATCGACGTGGAGCTGATATACGGCGAAGACAAGATCAAAAAGGTCCTTGAGCTTCTGGACGGCACGAAGACCTCGCTGATCGTATCATTCCACGACTTTAAGAAGACCCCGAGCCGCGACGAGCTGGTTTCGATTCTCAAGCAGCAGATCGCCGCCGGCGCTCATGTGGCGAAGCTCGCGGCGATGCCGCAGAAGGAGGAGGACGTTCTCAACGTGCTCTCCGCCACCCTCGAGGTGCGCCGCCAGTTCCCCTGTATTCCCATCATCACTATGTCGATGGACCCCACGGGCGCAGTCACGCGCCTCGTCGGCGGACTCTTCGGCTCGGACCTCACCTTCGCGGTCGGTTCGCAGTCATCGGCCCCGGGACAGATTCCCGTTGCGGAGCTTCGTCAGTGCTTTAACGTAATCCATCCCACACATACGGAGGCATAA